ATCTGGTAACGGTAAAACAGCAGGTAAAGGACATAAAGGACAAAACGCTCGCTCCGGCGGCGGTGTGCGTCTTGGATTTGAAGGGGGACAAACTCCTCTATTCAGACGTTTACCTAAACGTGGATTTACCAACATCAACCGTAAAGACTATGCTATCGTGAATCTTGATACGTTAAATCTTTTCGAAGACGGTACTGAAGTAACACCAGCTCTTTTACTTGAGACTGGGGTTGTAAGTAAAGAAAAAGCAGGAATCAAAATTCTTGCCAAAGGAAGCATTGAGAAAAAGCTTACTGTTAAAGCTCACAAATTCTCGTCTACTGCTAAAGAAGCTATCGAAGCTGCTGGCGGTAATACAGAGGTGATCTAATGTTTCGCACGATCTCCAATTTTATGCGCGTGGGTGAAATAAGGAATAAGATTATTTTTACCCTTCTAATGTTAATCGTCTATCGCATCGGTACATTTATACCTGTACCGCATGTGAATGCCGATTTTCTCGCTGAACAGGACCAGCTGAGCGTCATCGGTCTTTTAAATACCTTTGGCGGCGGGGCGCTGCAAAACTTTTCTATATTAGCGATGGGTATCATGCCTTACATCACGGCATCCATCATCGTTCAGCTGTTACAGATGGATGTTGTTCCTAAGTTCACTGAATGGTCTAAACAAGGAGAAGCAGGGCGCCGTAAATTAGCACAATTCACTCGTTACTTCACTATTATCCTAGGATTTATCCAAGCAGTTGGTATGTCTTATGGGTTCAATAATATGTCAGGTGGCCAGTTGATTGAAAATCCTGGAATTGCAACATACTTGCTTATTGCGACTGTCTTAACGGCAGGAACAGCTTTTCTTTTGTGGTTAGGGGAGCTGATCACTGCTAAGGGTGTGGGTAATGGGATTTCCATCATTATCTTTGCTGGTATCGTAGCTAGTTTGCCAAATACGGCAAATCAGATTTACGCCCAACAATTTGAAAATGCCGGTGATCAATTATTCTTACGAATCATAACGATTATCCTCATTGTTTTAGCAGTATTAGCAATCGTGGTTGCTGTTATTTTCATTCAGCAGGCATTACGTAAAATTCCTATTCAGTATGCGAAACGTGCTGCGGTAGGTCGTACACAAATGGGTGGCCAGTCTACTCATTTACCATTGAAAGTAAATGCTGCGGGGGTTATTCCGGTAATCTTTGCAATGGCATTTATCATTACTCCCACTACAATCGCTTCTTTCTTTGGAAAGAACAGCGTGACTAGTTGGATATCAGCAAATCTTGATTATACCAAGCCAATTGGTATGATCATCTATGTTGCTCTTATCATTGCTTTTGCGTATTTTTATGCATTCATTCAGGTAAACCCTGAACAAATGGCTGAGAATTTGAAAAAGCAAGGTGGCTATGTGCCGGGGATTCGTCCAGG
This sequence is a window from Brevibacillus sp. JNUCC-41. Protein-coding genes within it:
- the rplO gene encoding 50S ribosomal protein L15, with the protein product MKLHELKAAEGSRKERKRKGRGIGSGNGKTAGKGHKGQNARSGGGVRLGFEGGQTPLFRRLPKRGFTNINRKDYAIVNLDTLNLFEDGTEVTPALLLETGVVSKEKAGIKILAKGSIEKKLTVKAHKFSSTAKEAIEAAGGNTEVI
- the secY gene encoding preprotein translocase subunit SecY; amino-acid sequence: MFRTISNFMRVGEIRNKIIFTLLMLIVYRIGTFIPVPHVNADFLAEQDQLSVIGLLNTFGGGALQNFSILAMGIMPYITASIIVQLLQMDVVPKFTEWSKQGEAGRRKLAQFTRYFTIILGFIQAVGMSYGFNNMSGGQLIENPGIATYLLIATVLTAGTAFLLWLGELITAKGVGNGISIIIFAGIVASLPNTANQIYAQQFENAGDQLFLRIITIILIVLAVLAIVVAVIFIQQALRKIPIQYAKRAAVGRTQMGGQSTHLPLKVNAAGVIPVIFAMAFIITPTTIASFFGKNSVTSWISANLDYTKPIGMIIYVALIIAFAYFYAFIQVNPEQMAENLKKQGGYVPGIRPGKSTQEYLTRVLYRLTFVGSIFLAIIAVLPVFFIKLADLPQSAQIGGTSLLIVVGVALDTMKQLESQLVKRHYKGFIK